In the genome of Anabaena cylindrica PCC 7122, the window ATGCACCGTACCAGCCATTGGTTAGGATTAGATGTTCATGATGTCGGTGTATATCAACATGGAGAAAATCCCCAACTTTTACAACCAGGACAAGTACTAACAATAGAACCAGGACTTTACATAGTTCCCGACACCAAACCCGCAGAAGATCAACCAGAAATTGATCCCCGGTGGGTAGGTATTGGGATTAGAATTGAAGATGATGTTTTAGTCACCGCAAATGGACATGAAGTATTAACTGCGGGAGTTCCCAAGGAAATAAAAGATGTAGAAAGATAGTAACTGGGATGTAAATTTTACCAATTATACTCAAAACGGCTAGAAATTTGACTTTTTGATAATACAAAGAACAAGTTCAAAGCCTCTCCCTCTTCACTGGGGCTACGGTGTACACACATCTCTAGACAGGATGCTAAACGTGATCCGATCCCCCTAAATCCCCCTTTTTAAGGGGGACTTTGAAGAATTTTATCTCGTTCCCATGCTCTGCATGGGAATGCTGCTCATTGAGGCTCTGCCTCCAATCTGGCATTGAGTCAGAGACTCAAAGAATGCATTCCCAGTCGGAGACTGGGAACGAGGAAAGTCTTATCAAGCTAGGTTTTTAGGAATTGTGTGTACACCGTAGGTGAACGGGGAGAGGTTTGGAGAGGGGTTCCATATTTAGTTAAACTATGAACCGTTTGAAATATACCAAATTTTAACTACATCCCTCCACAAATTCTACTTCTGGTAATTTACCTGATCTATACCTAGTTACCCGCTGACCATCAGTTTCAAAAACAACTCTATAATTTTGGTCAGCCTTATCCCTGGGTATTAAAGTTAGGTAATGTCCCTTTTGGACATAGTTATGAGGTGTAACTTTAATTTGTCCAGGATAAAGAGATTTAATTCTTGCTTCAGTATCACCAATTTTTGCACCTGAAACTGTAGTAACTCTTGGATCATCTATATCTACCCTAGCAATAACATCACTAGTGACATATTTCTGACGACTTTTAGCATCATCTTTTGTCACCATAAATGATATATCTTTGAGGTCTCCTTCTCCTTGAAGATAGTAACAGCTATCATTTCCAGCGTAGGATACATATAACTTAGCATGAAGAGCCGCTTCAGGAAGATTCATTCCTACTTTTACCGCACCAATACCATTAATAGTCACTTTTGATTGATTGGTTAATTTTGTCTGTGCAGTCACCATTCCCACCGCGAAAACAGAAGTTGTAAGGGTGATAGCGACAATAGTTAATAATTTGCTTTTGCTATTCATAGTATTTTGGAAAATTTGCTATATTTTAGATACAATCCGAAATTAGATATTTCGTATTTTTGTTTTTTCTCAAATCAAATCAAATCAAATATTAAATTAAAGCAGAGGTGACAATGACTCTAAGTTTAGTCAGACACCAATTTACAGTTCAGCAATATCATCAAATGGCTGAGTCTGGTATTTTAACAGAAAATGACCGAGTAGAACTAATTCGGGGAGAAATGATTGATATGTCACCTATTGGGACAAGACACGCGGGTTGTGTAAATAGATTAGTTAATCTACTGATTCAGCTTCTAGGAAAGCAAATAGTTCTTGCACCGCAGAATCCCATAGAATTAAATGACACTTCCGAACCGCAACCAGATATAGCATTACTAAAACCGCATGCAGATTTTTATAGAAATTCACACCCCCAACCAGAAGATATATTTTTGTTAATAGAAGTTGCCGATACAACAATAATCAGTCACCACTTTTCAAACACCCTCTTAACTTGAATCGAACCCATTATACTCAAAACGGCTAGAAATTTGACTTTTTGATAATACAAAGAATAAGTTCAAAGCCTCTCTTTTTAAGGGTATCTAAATTCTTGAAAGTCCCCCTTAGAAAGGGGTATTTAGGGGGATCGGATCACGTTTAGCATCCCGTCTAGAGATGTGTGTACACCGTAGTTTCACGGGGAGATGTTTGGGGAGAGATTTGGAGAGGGGTTCCATATTTAGTTAAACTATGAACCGTTTGCAGTATAGCTGAGAACCTTAGAGAACTACACAAAAAAGATGATCCAATCTTGTGGGATGGGCATCTTGCCCGTCCTTGTATTATTAGCGGGCTTTTCGGCCCGCACCACAAGAAATATTAGGATATTTTTTTAATTGGAAGTCTCTTAGTCTAAATTCCAATCAGAAGACATTTCATTAAATGTATCGTCAAAATTTCCGTTATAATTCTAAAGCATCTCCATCGCACTAAATCCTAATCATGGCCGACATTCCCCAAACCGGACAATCAGCACCCGACTTCACCACCCCAGACCAAAACGAAAAACCAATTACTCTAGCTGACTTCAGTGAGTGGATAGTCCTCTATTTTTACCCCAAAGATGACACTCCGGGATGCACCACAGAAGCCAAAGACTTCACTGATTTAGCTTCAGAATTTACCACTGTAGGAGCTAAAATCATCGGTGTCAGTCCAGATTCATCTAAAGCACATTGCAAATTTATCGACAAACATCAATTATCAATTACCCTGTTAAGTGATCCAGAACATCAATTAATAGAAGCCTATGGTGCTTGGAGGTTAAAAAAATTTATGGGTAAAGAATATATGGGTGTTGCTCGTTCAACTTTTTTGATTTCACCCGATAAAATCATAGCCTACTCTTGGCCTAATGTAAAAACAAAAGGTCATGCCCAAGCAGTATTGACAAAATTGCAAACATTAACAGTTAAATAATTAAATACTTTATTTCAATCTCATCTTTTTAAACATGAGTTTTTTCTGTTCCCTGTTGCCAGTTCCCTCTGAATGTGATGAAAGTTAACGAGTTTTTACAAAACCATAACCTGCTAAAACAGATACTTTTTATATATTTTGGGCAAGATGCCGATAATTTGTATCCACAAATTATTGAAATAATTCCTTAAAAGCTAGATAACATTATATTCAGCGCATTTACTAGCGGAGTTAATCACAATGTCAAAACAGCAAGGTAAAAAAATCTCACCCATCCCAATGCCAGCCGATATTGGAGTGGTTGATTTGATTAATAATTACTTCACCGCTTACAACTCAGCACGCTTGCGAGAAGCCTGTCAACTACTCAGTCATGATGTATTTACAGACGGGGTTACAGTGGGGGTTAGCCTTTCTGGCGCGATGACACCAGCCGGATTTGGTGTTTCTGCCCTTGCACCCTTAATTCGCAATGGTTTTATTGACTGGATGATTAGCACAGGTGCAAATCTTTACCATGATATGCACTACGGTTTGGGTTTTGAACTTTTTGCGGGTAGTCCGTTTTTAGATGATGTCAAATTGCGCGAAGAAGGTACCATCAGAATCTATGACATTATTTTTGGCTATGATGTGCTACTAGAAACTGACGCTTTTATTCGCAAAATTCTGCAAGCGGAACCTTTTCAAAAGCGCATGGGAACAGCTGAATTTCATTATTTGCTGGGTAAGTATGTGCGAGAAGTAGAAAAGCAATTAGGTGTCAAAAATTCTTGTTTGTTAGCCACAGCTTATGAATGTGGCGTACCGATTTATACTTCTTCTCCTGGTGACAGTTCCATTGGCATGAATGTAGCAGCATTAGCATTGGAAGGCTCAAAGTTGATATTAGATCCAGCTATTGACGTAAATGAAACAGCGGCTATTGCTTATGGTGCAAGGGAAACAGAGGGTAAAAGTGCGGCTGTAATTATCGGTGGTGGCAGTCCTAAAAACTTTTTATTGCAAACACAACCACAAATTCACGAAGTACTAGGACTAGAAGAACGGGGACATGATTTCTTTGTCCAGTTTACCGACGCTAGACCAGATACAGGGGGTTTGTCAGGGGCAACTCCAGCCGAAGCTGTCAGCTGGGGTAAGATTGACCCAGATGAGTTACCTAGCACCATTGTTTGTTATACAGATAGTACGATCGCTCTGCCATTGGTTACAGCTTATGTTCTCAATCAATGTCAACCTCGTACTCTGAAACGTTTGTATGATAGACGAGATCAATTGTTAGGCACATTACAAAAAGACTACCTAGCGGCTAAAGACAAGCCAGCAAGTGAAACTAATTCACAGCAAGCGGCTACTTATCCCTGCGGTACACCAGTGAAAAAATAATACACAACATCAACTCATAATAAAAGTGGGTTAACAACATCTTAACCCACTCCTAAATCTCATCTTTCTTGACAAATTTATCTCTGCAAACTGCGAGGATCAAGGGCATCGCGCAACCCATCC includes:
- the bcp gene encoding thioredoxin-dependent thiol peroxidase: MADIPQTGQSAPDFTTPDQNEKPITLADFSEWIVLYFYPKDDTPGCTTEAKDFTDLASEFTTVGAKIIGVSPDSSKAHCKFIDKHQLSITLLSDPEHQLIEAYGAWRLKKFMGKEYMGVARSTFLISPDKIIAYSWPNVKTKGHAQAVLTKLQTLTVK
- a CDS encoding homospermidine biosynthesis protein, which encodes MSKQQGKKISPIPMPADIGVVDLINNYFTAYNSARLREACQLLSHDVFTDGVTVGVSLSGAMTPAGFGVSALAPLIRNGFIDWMISTGANLYHDMHYGLGFELFAGSPFLDDVKLREEGTIRIYDIIFGYDVLLETDAFIRKILQAEPFQKRMGTAEFHYLLGKYVREVEKQLGVKNSCLLATAYECGVPIYTSSPGDSSIGMNVAALALEGSKLILDPAIDVNETAAIAYGARETEGKSAAVIIGGGSPKNFLLQTQPQIHEVLGLEERGHDFFVQFTDARPDTGGLSGATPAEAVSWGKIDPDELPSTIVCYTDSTIALPLVTAYVLNQCQPRTLKRLYDRRDQLLGTLQKDYLAAKDKPASETNSQQAATYPCGTPVKK